A genomic region of Caldicellulosiruptor acetigenus contains the following coding sequences:
- a CDS encoding tyrosine-type recombinase/integrase, translating to MERLKPAFVLALTTGLRLGEILALKWSDIDFEKKILTVKRTILRARTYGSTETTTSLIVNEVKTPNSIRIVPLAEITLEELKKHKEAQEKEKEQAGAGYIDNDYVFCTAVGTPIDPRNFQRTFYRIIKKAELDINFHALRHTFATRLLESNEQPKVIQEILGHKDISTTLNIYSHVLTEMKESVAKKIDSLFKSFLYSKEDTGSPG from the coding sequence GTGGAACGGTTAAAACCAGCGTTCGTTCTGGCACTTACTACAGGATTAAGGCTGGGTGAAATATTAGCGCTCAAGTGGAGTGACATTGACTTCGAGAAAAAAATCCTGACAGTCAAACGAACCATATTACGAGCCAGAACATATGGTAGCACAGAAACAACAACATCTCTTATAGTGAACGAAGTGAAAACACCTAATAGTATCAGAATTGTACCCTTGGCAGAAATAACTTTGGAAGAACTAAAAAAGCACAAGGAAGCACAAGAGAAAGAGAAAGAACAAGCAGGTGCTGGATACATAGATAACGATTATGTATTTTGTACTGCAGTAGGAACTCCAATTGACCCGAGAAATTTTCAAAGGACTTTTTATCGAATCATTAAAAAAGCAGAACTGGACATCAACTTTCATGCTTTAAGGCACACATTTGCCACAAGACTTCTTGAGAGCAATGAACAACCAAAAGTCATCCAGGAAATACTTGGACACAAAGATATATCAACCACTCTCAATATTTATTCCCACGTGTTAACCGAGATGAAAGAATCGGTTGCCAAAAAGATTGATAGCTTGTTTAAATCTTTCTTGTATTCAAAAGAAGATACAGGCAGTCCAGGTTAA